The Agromyces mariniharenae genome includes a window with the following:
- the fosX gene encoding FosX/FosE/FosI family fosfomycin resistance hydrolase, with the protein MSSSGLSHVTFIVRDLDRMEQVLVAVLGAVRVYDSGSDTFSLSEERFFLIGEGDAATWVAIMQGDTALPRTYNHVAFHVRRDDLPALRETITGLGLDVRPPRSRVEGEGDSIYFHDHDGHLFELHAGSLRGRLAVYSTAASSGDAVG; encoded by the coding sequence ATGAGCAGCAGCGGCCTCAGCCACGTCACCTTCATCGTGCGCGACCTCGATCGCATGGAGCAGGTGCTCGTGGCCGTGCTCGGCGCCGTTCGGGTCTACGACAGCGGGAGCGACACCTTCTCGCTCTCGGAAGAGCGCTTCTTCCTCATCGGTGAGGGCGACGCCGCGACCTGGGTCGCCATCATGCAGGGCGACACTGCGCTGCCACGCACCTACAACCACGTCGCGTTCCACGTGCGGCGCGACGACCTGCCGGCCCTGCGCGAGACGATCACGGGGCTCGGGCTCGACGTCCGACCGCCGCGCTCGCGCGTCGAGGGCGAGGGCGACTCCATCTACTTCCACGACCACGACGGCCACCTCTTCGAGCTGCACGCCGGTTCCCTGCGTGGACGTCTCGCCGTCTACTCGACCGCTGCGTCGAGCGGCGACGCCGTCGGCTGA
- a CDS encoding SgcJ/EcaC family oxidoreductase, with translation MDQTTTTPDTIEAALARVSAAWDAGDATAYANEFTDDATYVIYAGIVYAGREAIERGHVPVFEKWQKGSRMRMRVISVRPIGDDVAVVLTEGGIGKRRIPIDKVQTFTMLRRDGRWQCAAFQNTKKNRLFIRMNSTFDPSR, from the coding sequence ATGGACCAGACCACCACCACGCCGGACACGATCGAAGCCGCGTTGGCACGCGTCAGTGCCGCGTGGGATGCCGGTGACGCCACCGCTTACGCGAACGAGTTCACGGACGATGCGACCTACGTGATCTATGCGGGCATCGTTTACGCGGGTCGCGAGGCGATCGAGCGCGGTCATGTGCCGGTGTTCGAGAAGTGGCAGAAGGGCAGCCGCATGCGCATGCGAGTGATCTCGGTGCGGCCCATCGGCGACGACGTCGCGGTCGTGCTGACCGAGGGCGGCATCGGCAAGCGACGCATCCCGATCGACAAGGTGCAGACCTTCACGATGTTGCGCCGCGATGGTCGCTGGCAGTGCGCCGCGTTCCAGAACACGAAGAAGAACCGGCTCTTCATCCGGATGAACAGCACCTTCGACCCGTCGCGGTGA
- a CDS encoding VOC family protein, with amino-acid sequence MNTQTTSITAIDSITLEAADPEAAQRFYADAFGLGADRIRTRRADAASTGFRGYTMSLVTSQPANVRTLFDAAVAAGATVLKPVEKSLWGVGGVVQAPDGAIWNLATSAKKDSGPASKDFEHIVLLLGVEDVGASKRFYGDRGLATAKSFGSYVDFATPESPIGLGLYKRRALAKTSGIAEAGSGSHRITVNSDAGSFTDPDGFEWGSASA; translated from the coding sequence ATGAACACGCAGACCACCAGCATCACCGCCATCGACTCCATCACGCTCGAGGCCGCCGATCCCGAGGCGGCCCAGCGCTTCTACGCCGACGCGTTCGGCTTGGGCGCCGACCGCATTCGCACACGTCGAGCGGATGCCGCGAGCACCGGCTTCCGCGGCTACACCATGTCCCTCGTCACCTCGCAGCCCGCGAACGTGCGGACGCTGTTCGACGCCGCCGTCGCGGCCGGCGCGACCGTGCTCAAGCCCGTCGAGAAGTCGCTCTGGGGCGTCGGCGGGGTCGTGCAGGCGCCCGACGGCGCGATCTGGAACCTCGCGACGTCGGCGAAGAAGGACTCGGGCCCGGCATCGAAGGACTTCGAGCACATCGTGCTGCTGCTGGGCGTCGAGGACGTCGGCGCCAGCAAGCGGTTCTACGGCGACCGCGGGCTCGCGACCGCGAAGAGCTTCGGCAGCTACGTCGACTTCGCGACGCCCGAGAGCCCGATCGGACTCGGCCTCTACAAGCGGCGCGCCCTTGCCAAGACGTCGGGCATCGCCGAAGCGGGCAGCGGCTCGCACCGCATCACGGTCAACAGCGACGCGGGCTCGTTCACCGACCCCGACGGCTTCGAGTGGGGGAGCGCGTCGGCCTGA
- a CDS encoding response regulator: MTVRVLIADDQELVRTGLRLILDAQADIEVVGEAVDGAEAVALARGIRPDVCLFDIRMPVMDGLEATRELAGPDVADPLPVVVITTFDLDEYVYEALRSGARGFLLKNAGPTLLAEAVHAAARGDALIDPNVTVRLIAAFAGAGRGPGGAAGAGGSTRDNRPARPSSPLTDREEDVLAGVARGLGNTEIGQELHVSLSTVKTHIASIMAKIGARNRVELAIWAHERRR; the protein is encoded by the coding sequence ATGACCGTGCGCGTGCTCATCGCCGACGACCAGGAGCTCGTCCGCACGGGGTTGCGGCTCATCCTCGACGCGCAGGCCGACATCGAGGTGGTGGGCGAGGCGGTCGACGGCGCCGAGGCCGTGGCGCTGGCGCGCGGCATCCGGCCCGACGTGTGCCTGTTCGACATCCGGATGCCGGTCATGGACGGCCTCGAGGCGACCCGCGAGCTCGCCGGGCCCGACGTCGCCGACCCGCTCCCGGTCGTCGTGATCACGACGTTCGACCTCGACGAGTACGTCTACGAGGCGCTGCGCTCGGGCGCCCGGGGGTTCCTGCTGAAGAACGCCGGGCCGACGCTGCTCGCCGAGGCCGTGCACGCGGCCGCGCGCGGCGACGCGCTCATCGACCCGAACGTCACCGTGCGGCTCATCGCGGCGTTCGCCGGGGCCGGCCGCGGCCCTGGCGGCGCGGCCGGTGCCGGCGGCTCGACTCGCGACAACCGGCCGGCCCGCCCGTCGTCGCCGCTCACCGATCGCGAGGAGGACGTGCTCGCCGGGGTCGCCCGCGGCCTCGGCAACACCGAGATCGGGCAGGAGCTGCACGTCTCGCTCAGCACGGTGAAGACGCACATCGCGAGCATCATGGCCAAGATCGGCGCCCGCAACCGCGTCGAGCTCGCGATCTGGGCGCACGAGCGGCGGCGGTAG
- a CDS encoding MarR family winged helix-turn-helix transcriptional regulator — MATDDLERLSAGYRRYLAAIVMFHLAAADEVGIGATDYQALNVLDVDGPMTSGELAQRLALSTGATTRLIDRLEASDVARRVPDPADRRRVMVEATGRMPDGMAEVLAGVREPVSKAFTGLDEHQLEGLATYLATATDAYRAAARDLRARS; from the coding sequence ATGGCAACGGACGACCTCGAGCGCCTCTCGGCCGGGTACCGTCGCTACCTCGCGGCGATCGTGATGTTCCACCTGGCAGCTGCCGACGAGGTCGGCATCGGCGCGACCGATTACCAGGCGCTGAACGTGCTCGACGTCGACGGGCCCATGACGAGCGGCGAGCTGGCCCAACGCCTCGCGCTCAGCACGGGCGCCACCACTCGCCTCATCGACCGACTCGAGGCGTCGGATGTCGCGCGGCGCGTGCCCGACCCTGCAGATCGGCGGCGCGTCATGGTCGAGGCGACCGGCCGCATGCCCGACGGGATGGCGGAGGTGCTCGCCGGCGTCCGCGAGCCGGTGAGCAAGGCGTTCACGGGCCTCGATGAGCACCAGCTCGAGGGACTCGCGACGTACCTCGCCACCGCAACGGACGCCTACCGCGCGGCCGCGCGCGATCTCCGCGCTCGATCCTGA
- a CDS encoding sensor histidine kinase, with protein MTSPARALWDAPPASPPPPRRVWRDWVLVAAIPLLALLEALLRTDVPWRWLWAILLIALVPTLLWRRTRPFTMLAVAFGVGTIVSVATGGDPQLFTTAYFLLLVYAVFRWGSGRAMLGGGALVLGGSLLSLVSSAPTAADVIGGLAVVVTTGTLGVAFRWRAGARARELDRMRLLEREQLARDLHDTVAHHVSAIAIQAQAGTVVAQGDPAAAVDVLRVIEGEASRTLDELRSMVRVLRRTDAADRAPTPGFDDLRRLARSDAAGSGSTPGPTVDVQVDGDVDALPPPVSAAVFRLAQEAVTNARRHARNATRVDVHVRVDGSGVRLDVRDDGEPAASAAPGYGLTGMAERADLLGGTCEAGPAPGGGWAVTAVLPRAGWAT; from the coding sequence ATGACGAGCCCCGCCCGGGCGCTGTGGGACGCGCCGCCGGCGTCCCCGCCCCCGCCGCGCCGGGTCTGGCGGGACTGGGTGCTCGTCGCCGCGATCCCGCTGCTCGCCCTGCTCGAGGCGCTGCTGCGCACGGATGTCCCGTGGCGCTGGCTCTGGGCGATCCTGCTCATCGCGCTCGTGCCGACGCTCCTGTGGCGGCGCACCCGCCCGTTCACGATGCTCGCCGTCGCGTTCGGCGTCGGCACGATCGTCAGCGTCGCGACGGGCGGCGACCCGCAGCTGTTCACGACGGCGTACTTCCTGCTCCTCGTCTACGCCGTGTTCCGGTGGGGCTCTGGCCGCGCGATGCTCGGCGGCGGGGCGCTCGTGCTCGGCGGCAGTCTGCTCTCGCTCGTCTCCTCCGCGCCGACCGCTGCCGACGTCATCGGCGGCCTGGCCGTGGTCGTCACGACGGGAACGCTCGGCGTCGCGTTCCGCTGGCGCGCCGGCGCGCGGGCCCGGGAGCTCGACCGGATGCGGCTCCTCGAACGCGAGCAGCTCGCCCGCGACCTCCACGACACGGTCGCGCACCACGTCTCGGCGATCGCGATCCAGGCGCAGGCGGGAACCGTGGTCGCGCAGGGCGATCCGGCCGCGGCCGTCGACGTGCTGCGCGTCATCGAGGGCGAGGCGTCGCGCACGCTCGACGAGCTGCGATCCATGGTGCGCGTGCTCCGGCGCACGGATGCCGCGGACCGCGCACCGACGCCCGGCTTCGACGACCTGCGGCGGCTCGCGCGATCGGATGCCGCGGGCTCGGGCTCCACCCCCGGGCCCACGGTCGACGTCCAGGTCGACGGCGACGTCGACGCGTTGCCTCCCCCGGTGTCCGCAGCGGTGTTCCGCCTCGCGCAGGAGGCCGTGACGAACGCGCGCCGGCACGCCAGGAACGCGACGCGCGTCGACGTGCACGTGCGGGTCGACGGCTCCGGCGTGCGACTCGACGTGCGCGACGACGGGGAGCCCGCGGCATCCGCTGCACCCGGCTACGGACTCACCGGCATGGCCGAGCGGGCCGACCTGCTCGGCGGCACGTGCGAGGCCGGCCCGGCGCCGGGCGGCGGGTGGGCGGTCACCGCGGTGCTGCCGCGGGCAGGATGGGCGACATGA
- a CDS encoding FMN-dependent NADH-azoreductase, with the protein MTTLLHISASPRGDASHSRAIARTFVEAFEQVAPDASVDHWNLWDGSLPDFGPDAAGAKMRVFAGEAPQGAEELAWHRARLAFERFAAADLYLFSLPMWNSGVPYIAKQFIDVVSQPGWVFGFDGETGYTGLLEGKRAAVVYTSAVYGDERPPAFGSDFQQPFFDGWLRWAGVHEIDSIEFRPNLAVGDPEPGRLAAHAEARRLGAEFARDARAAAA; encoded by the coding sequence ATGACCACGCTCCTGCACATCTCCGCGTCCCCTCGCGGCGACGCCTCGCATTCGCGCGCGATCGCCCGCACCTTCGTCGAGGCGTTCGAGCAGGTCGCGCCGGACGCATCCGTCGACCACTGGAACCTCTGGGACGGATCGCTGCCCGACTTCGGCCCCGACGCCGCCGGCGCGAAGATGCGGGTGTTCGCCGGCGAGGCACCGCAGGGCGCTGAGGAGCTCGCGTGGCACCGCGCCCGACTCGCGTTCGAGCGGTTCGCCGCCGCCGACCTCTACCTGTTCAGCCTGCCGATGTGGAACTCGGGCGTGCCCTATATCGCGAAGCAGTTCATCGATGTCGTCAGCCAGCCGGGCTGGGTGTTCGGATTCGATGGCGAGACGGGCTACACGGGCCTGCTCGAGGGCAAGCGCGCCGCGGTCGTCTACACCAGCGCGGTCTACGGTGACGAGCGGCCGCCGGCGTTCGGCAGCGACTTCCAGCAGCCGTTCTTCGACGGCTGGCTGCGCTGGGCGGGCGTGCACGAGATCGACTCGATTGAGTTCCGGCCGAACCTCGCCGTGGGAGATCCCGAGCCCGGGCGTCTCGCCGCGCACGCCGAGGCGCGTCGCCTCGGGGCTGAGTTCGCGCGCGATGCGCGGGCGGCGGCGGCCTGA
- a CDS encoding prolipoprotein diacylglyceryl transferase, with protein sequence MFPTLQDLAGWLPPIDTHSAFVALGLLAGGVVFVFEKRRRGVSDDRVWYVMLGALAGAAVLARLGTWAQHLDPTHNLSLIDQLAYGNASMLSALVGAWLGVHVAKRIVRYPDRTGDLFAPAVAVAMAIGRIGCLLTEKPGTPTGAGWGIVLDADAAAYTGGPAGVPLHPSFVYEIAFHALAFALLWFWLRHRPIAAGETLTLYIAAYGVLRFIVEFVRGNEVAWMDLTRPQLFLLVTLPVLFARILWMVRHDRFRLPAPVPGTAHDAPPPVPLQRIPSREVRR encoded by the coding sequence ATGTTCCCGACGCTGCAGGATCTCGCCGGTTGGTTGCCACCGATCGACACGCACTCCGCGTTCGTCGCGCTCGGGCTGCTGGCCGGCGGTGTCGTGTTCGTCTTCGAGAAGCGCCGTCGCGGCGTATCAGACGACCGGGTCTGGTACGTCATGCTGGGGGCACTTGCGGGCGCGGCCGTCCTGGCGCGGCTCGGCACGTGGGCGCAGCACCTCGACCCGACACACAACCTGAGCCTCATCGACCAACTCGCCTACGGCAACGCTTCGATGCTCTCGGCGCTCGTCGGTGCTTGGCTGGGAGTGCACGTCGCCAAGCGCATCGTCCGCTACCCCGACCGCACGGGCGACCTGTTCGCTCCGGCCGTCGCGGTCGCGATGGCTATCGGCCGGATCGGATGCCTCCTCACCGAGAAGCCCGGCACGCCGACAGGCGCTGGATGGGGCATCGTGCTCGACGCGGATGCGGCGGCATACACGGGCGGGCCGGCCGGGGTGCCGCTGCATCCGAGCTTTGTCTACGAGATCGCGTTCCATGCGCTCGCGTTCGCGCTGCTCTGGTTCTGGCTGCGGCACCGCCCGATCGCCGCGGGGGAGACCCTCACCCTCTACATCGCCGCGTACGGCGTGCTCCGCTTCATCGTGGAGTTCGTTCGCGGCAACGAGGTGGCGTGGATGGACCTGACCCGGCCGCAGTTGTTCCTGCTGGTGACGCTGCCCGTGCTGTTCGCGCGCATCCTCTGGATGGTCCGCCATGACCGCTTCCGGTTGCCCGCACCCGTTCCAGGAACCGCTCACGACGCCCCACCACCCGTCCCCCTTCAGCGCATCCCTTCACGAGAGGTTCGACGATGA
- a CDS encoding MarR family winged helix-turn-helix transcriptional regulator, whose translation MPSDAERAWESLLRLHAAVLPRLERAVASDGGLPLSWYDVLLELNDAGGRLTMGQLAERVVLSRTRVSRLVDDLVAAGLVAREVNPDDRRSAFAVLTADGRRRFLAGAKAYLPAIDREFAPVGSDGLRRLAEALETALAAVDPEAPIRERRSPSRR comes from the coding sequence ATGCCGAGTGATGCCGAACGAGCTTGGGAGTCCCTGCTGCGGCTGCACGCCGCCGTGCTGCCGCGACTCGAGCGTGCCGTGGCGAGCGACGGCGGACTGCCGCTCAGCTGGTACGACGTGCTGCTCGAGCTGAACGACGCGGGCGGCCGGCTCACCATGGGCCAGCTCGCCGAGCGCGTCGTGCTCAGTCGCACCCGTGTGAGTCGGCTTGTCGACGACCTCGTCGCGGCCGGTCTCGTCGCCCGCGAAGTGAACCCCGACGACCGGCGCTCGGCCTTCGCCGTGCTCACCGCCGACGGGCGCCGCCGCTTCCTCGCGGGGGCGAAGGCGTACCTGCCGGCCATCGACCGCGAGTTCGCGCCTGTCGGTTCCGACGGGCTGCGACGGCTCGCCGAGGCACTCGAGACGGCGCTCGCGGCGGTCGACCCCGAGGCGCCGATCCGCGAGCGTCGGTCGCCGTCGCGCCGGTGA
- a CDS encoding YybH family protein, which produces MSDRDDFLAWVDTALVDAERAMLDGDEGPRKEIWSRVEPVSVLGAWRNAVGRDQLVEAFEVLAMVFSDCTDYQMDLISFDVVGDMAYSVGYERFTTSIDGEPRTITLRATQVYRRENGQWRVVHRHADGVGDHQP; this is translated from the coding sequence ATGAGCGACCGAGACGACTTCCTGGCCTGGGTGGACACCGCGCTCGTCGACGCCGAGCGCGCCATGCTCGACGGCGACGAGGGCCCCCGCAAGGAGATCTGGTCGCGTGTCGAGCCCGTGAGCGTGCTCGGCGCGTGGCGCAATGCGGTGGGGCGGGACCAGCTGGTGGAGGCCTTCGAGGTGCTCGCCATGGTCTTCTCGGACTGCACGGACTACCAGATGGACCTGATCTCGTTCGACGTCGTCGGCGACATGGCCTACTCGGTGGGCTACGAGCGCTTCACGACCTCGATCGACGGGGAGCCCCGCACGATCACGCTGCGGGCCACGCAGGTGTACCGCCGCGAGAACGGCCAGTGGCGGGTGGTGCACCGCCACGCGGACGGCGTCGGCGACCACCAGCCGTGA
- a CDS encoding DUF2510 domain-containing protein: protein MSDSVPAGWYPDPQDPASIRWWDGAQWTSHVQPRPDVGASGETIAADVAAHASSRSGKIGGWPLVIGIVAGTAISVGGFLLTLNLVFAGSAFPWPILPWLLVLLAGIGLMFWKPARSYAVGALISLAAAPIVLLGVCVVILASYGQ, encoded by the coding sequence ATGAGCGACAGCGTCCCCGCCGGCTGGTACCCCGACCCGCAGGATCCGGCCTCGATCCGCTGGTGGGATGGTGCGCAGTGGACCTCGCACGTTCAGCCCCGGCCGGATGTCGGCGCATCCGGTGAGACCATCGCGGCGGATGTCGCGGCGCACGCTTCGTCCCGGAGCGGCAAGATCGGGGGATGGCCCCTGGTCATCGGAATCGTCGCCGGCACGGCGATCTCCGTCGGAGGCTTCCTCCTCACACTGAATCTCGTCTTCGCGGGGAGTGCGTTCCCCTGGCCCATCCTCCCTTGGCTCCTCGTGCTGCTCGCCGGGATCGGGTTGATGTTCTGGAAGCCCGCGCGCTCCTACGCTGTCGGCGCGCTGATCAGCCTCGCCGCGGCGCCCATCGTGCTGCTCGGCGTCTGCGTCGTGATACTCGCGAGCTACGGTCAGTAG